DNA sequence from the Macrobrachium nipponense isolate FS-2020 chromosome 26, ASM1510439v2, whole genome shotgun sequence genome:
GACATAATTTAAGACCACTTCTACATTATATAGCAAGGAATCAAGCAATATAAGTATCTGAAATACTCACCGCTTCAGACCTTCAACGAGCTTGGGCAAGTCAGAGGGGTTCTTTGGCTCCACAGCTACTCTGACAACAGGAGATACACTGAACTTCATCACTTTCATGTTATGAGCATCCTTGCTGGTGGTAATTGTACCAGTCTTCACCAAATACTGATCAACACCTACAAGACCACAGATGTTACCAGCTGGGACATCTTCAATGGCTTCAATGAAACGACCCATCATGAGGATAGACCTCTGGATTGACTTCTCATACAAATCTTCCTTCTTTCCTGGCAAATAGTTGGGTCCCATAATGCGAACCTTCTGACCAGAACCAACTTTGCCAGAGAACACACGTCCAAAGGCATAGAAACGGCCCTTATCAGTTGTTGGTACCATCTTGGACACATACATCATGAGTGGAGCTTCAGCATCACAGTTCTTAATACCTGAGCAGCAAGCATCATCACTGGGACCCTCGTACAGCATTTCAGCCCTGTACTTCTGAGCAGTTACAGGTGATGGAAGGTGAATAGTAATCATGTGGAAGAGAGTATCACCAGCAGGAAGCCATGTGCGCATTACAACCTTCAAAAGaggttttccttccttttcacGATCTTCAGGGGACAACTTGATCTTCAAAGTATCCAACAGCTTCTGAGTTTCGTCTTTCTGTTGGAGAAGGTAAGGAAAAAATGATTAACGTGTATAATGCTGTAGTAGTAAGTACTTGCATGTTTTCAAATTATTGagaatttaaaaacaatttcAGCTAACTGCACGTTCAAACAAGATTATACAAGTCCAGTATGACAATCTCTTACTTTATGGACATGAACTTTACTAAAAACCAAAAGCATTgactatagaatttaagccaaaggccataCACTGGGACCAATGGTCACTCAACACCGAAAACAGAAGTTGACAGTGAACATTAGAAAGGTGTGACagaaggaaaacttcgcagttgcactgacTCAATTgtttagagggtggaaagtaaggcagaagagaatatgaaaggagatacaacaAAATGAAGTACTccgtttaaaaatataaaaaaatgaaaaaaaattactggggCAGATGGCACAAATAAAGggtatttaaaataatcaaatagacCTTGGGTTAAAGGGGACAGTATTGTTACCAACCAATATTTCAGGAAACACAACCAACCTTGAAATTCATGATAGCATCAAAGAGCTTGAAGATGGGGTCCAGGATGTAGGTGTTGAAGGCACGCTCGTTGTCGGAGCTCTTGGTGGTTGACCACTTCTTGGTCTTCTTGTTGAAGAAGTTTTCTCCCCACATCCTGAAAGATGAGGTAGATATTTAAAAGtttccaaccccctccccacaaaTTACCTACACTACTAATTGTGTACACCAATTATTAGAGTAAGGTGAAGAAACCAATGGTGTTAAAACCTTTTTTCCAATTTGAAGGTGAGGGCACTGTCAATAGTACTGTTGTTACAGCAGCCATACAAGGATTTTGCCATACAAGAAAATCCTACAGAACCagtcaagaggaaaaaaaatatgaagaggtGGCAAAGAAAATCAAAGATAACCTTCCTAACTAGTATtaagtttttctttattgaacacacaaacccccccaccccccccccccccaaaaaaaaaaaaaaaaaaaaaggaaatacttaCTTGTTCATCAACTTCGAGGCAGGAACTTTGAAAAGAGAGGCATAAATATCTGCAAACTCCTTTACAGAGAAAGCCCAACCATGAAGACCAGAGCCAAAGCCAACTGATCCCTTGCTGGGGTCAACACGCATTTCTCCCATGGGTCCAGTGTCGTCATTGTAGGTAGCAATAATAACGTTAACATTTTCAACGATCCTCTGCAAAATAAGAGCTTTTCGTCAAACCAATCATTCAAATACACTAAAAATTTGCAAGCAAGTCCACCATCGTCATTGTAGGTAGCAATACGAATGTTAACAATTTCAACAATCCTCtgctaaatgaaaattttttttgtcaaatccATCATTCAAATACACTAAAAATTTGCAACTAAAAATACTAAGCTGACAATTAATCATATAAGCCTTTTAGAAAGGGATTGGATTACGTGCATCAATACTGGGCTTACCTACCCCTTACATCAATTGCAATAACTCAAAAACACAACATTACTTCACACCAACCTGGAATGTTTGGTAAAGCTCCTCTTGCTCCAACTGCAATTCCAACAAAGCACGATCCATCTTGTTCATGAAAAGAACTGGCTTAATTCTTTCAGCAATGGCCTGACGCAATACCGTTTCAGTTTGTACGCATACACCTGTAATGAATTATTAATCATAGATTAAAGTTACATCAGTGTTAACATTTTTAACTTAGTAAATTACACCTATAACATTCTATAAAGTGGTTGACTTACAAAAAGTGAGATGCAGGTCTTATTTCAGAACCAATGGGCCGTCAAAACTAATTGCACCTCGCTAGCTGCCTATTTCAAACTTCAAAAATTTCCAAAAACATTCCACTATTGGAATAAAATACTGACCAGAAACACAATCGACCACAACAAGAGCTCCATCAGTTACACGCAATGCTGCTGTTACTTCAGAAGAGAAATCAACGTGGCCAGGTGAATCAATAAGATTGATCAAGAAGCCAgtttctccctcctccttctgATCTTTGCTGTTAATCAAGGCCACATTCTCATCACTGAGCTTGAAGTACATGGAGATGGCACTGCAAGAGAAAAAAGCGGAAtgtggaaaataataaaaatttaccaGACAACTTTGTAACCTAAATGATTCATGTACcaaatttcttataaaatgcaTTTATGCAATTACCAGAAAATGCACTTATTACTTATGCACTTAAATATAAGTTTATATGCAAAGGCTGCTCAATTTGTTACAGTAGCACAGTAGACAGAAGTAAAATTTGTATCATGTAATTTTTTCCAtcttgtacataaaaaaaaaaaaaaaaaaaaaaaaaaaactactactttgCCCATGCACTAAACTTATACCATCTCTTTCAATGCAAACAAAATAATCAAGACACCAAAGACAATTACGTACTATACCTAACCCTATTATGGTACTGcaataaaacatttaaatgtaATGGATTAGTCAAACATGTTCAAGTTTTGTCAATACTCACGTCGATTTGATAGTAATGCAACGCTCTTGTTCATCCTTACGCGTGTCCGTAAACCGCGTTTCTCCAGCTCTTGATGATGCTATAATACCAGCTTTGGACACGAGCGAGTCGGTAAGAGTTGATTTCCCGTGATCTACATGGGCAATTACTGACATATTACGGATGTTCCGTTTTTTGTCCATCAATTGACGGATCTCCTCGACTGTGAAGTTCAcctgaaaaattaaatattaagattAGGCTGGACCCCCAaaccaagaaaatattttttgtaatgttaaCAAACACAACCAAGCACTTAAAACTACTATAATCTCAATACAGTATAACTGGCACATATTGTCGAGTCCACCATTGTCAGTATATTGCCTAATAATTCCAGCATTTCCCAGTTATGTATCTCATCAGTATACAATCTGAAGGTCatcataaaacatttaaaaccTTAACATAAATTGCATACAGATTGAGATAACAGGTATTCAAGAGCTATAAGCTGATTACCTTACTTCTAATCAAGATAAAACGCTATGTACAAATGACATGCAAGAATGTTTGGAATACtatataaatgaaaggaaataaccTTACTTTAAACAAGCAATTAACTTTTATGTAATAAATGTTGCCTATATAGAAATAAGTTTATCTAAGGCAACATATGCCTAGTAAATCTCTAATCAGTAACCTAATGTACCTTGAATGGAAGGTGAAGTGACAACAGAATACAGAATATTAAATTTTGGTAAAAGGCTGcgccatttagcgctgaaacggaaaccaACAGCAA
Encoded proteins:
- the LOC135200338 gene encoding translation elongation factor 2-like, coding for MVNFTVEEIRQLMDKKRNIRNMSVIAHVDHGKSTLTDSLVSKAGIIASSRAGETRFTDTRKDEQERCITIKSTAISMYFKLSDENVALINSKDQKEEGETGFLINLIDSPGHVDFSSEVTAALRVTDGALVVVDCVSGVCVQTETVLRQAIAERIKPVLFMNKMDRALLELQLEQEELYQTFQRIVENVNVIIATYNDDTGPMGEMRVDPSKGSVGFGSGLHGWAFSVKEFADIYASLFKVPASKLMNKMWGENFFNKKTKKWSTTKSSDNERAFNTYILDPIFKLFDAIMNFKKDETQKLLDTLKIKLSPEDREKEGKPLLKVVMRTWLPAGDTLFHMITIHLPSPVTAQKYRAEMLYEGPSDDACCSGIKNCDAEAPLMMYVSKMVPTTDKGRFYAFGRVFSGKVGSGQKVRIMGPNYLPGKKEDLYEKSIQRSILMMGRFIEAIEDVPAGNICGLVGVDQYLVKTGTITTSKDAHNMKVMKFSVSPVVRVAVEPKNPSDLPKLVEGLKRLSKSDPMVQCIIEESGEHIVAGAGELHLEICLKDLEEDHACIPLKKTDPVVSYRETVSAESTELCLSKSPNKHNRLYMKANPMPDGLADDIENGKVTPRDDPKNRKTFLCENYSFDATDAMKIWTFGPESTGANLLVDVTKGVQYLNEIKDSCVAGFQWATKEGVLCDENMRAVRFNLHDVTLHADAIHRGGGQIIPTTRRVLYACVLTAEPRLQEPVYLCEIQCPEAAVGGIYGVLNRRRGVVFEEMQVAGTPMFVVKAHLPVNESFGFTADLRSNTGGQAFPQCVFDHWQEMPGNPLDCNPNCKPYNIVMETRKRKGLKEGLPDLSNYLDKL